From one Sorangium aterium genomic stretch:
- a CDS encoding serine/threonine-protein kinase: protein MLTSCPTDGATAPSRPAPVDLGAETPPSVAGFLVGPPLAAGAFSVIWAATRAEDGAPAVLKVSTAHSLLARERFRSEAWALEQLGPPASPRLLQNGVLEDGRAYIAMERLRGETLAAHLEGLPAAPDLRSALDVALGVLSCLQVVHERGLVHLDLAPENVFLEPDGGVRLLDFGLTQRVRGVVCHPADSALTTLGAMLGTPEYAAPERLRGEPLDARADLYAFGALLFELLTLRPPFAGDRANVTQGHLGRLPPRPSEIAPVPPSIEALVLACLAKERALRPADAAGLRAALASAGAEALALAGGAAGAAATAGDDVATGSTDRHDTVVLALEARGAEAEVRAAVARHDGHLARQRGYRFVAIFPGPKEAAAERALLAGREIVASVGAPLAIHIAPLKLRRDAESVHAAGIAVERPESWLPADSWRGIALSAELVTAHPGFDVVAASEDGRYFFAPDAPPPSGHRGAARAAPPLVGRGDVQGAVEESRERALAGLGPGLCALIGERGVGKSRLAEEIAESSRRAHPGALVISLRAEPELGARPGGGFGQTAAALLAEVLGARDGAPAAPDDPRAFCVERLGEPLGGEVWPAVAAILGWTGGSAGQPPPRRGSVIRALAEALRRRGMERPVVVIVDDAHLADGATLDALDLATRREASVALWVLLAGAPARCSPTPRRHALSARGHARDHVALPPLDDAAGLLLCAELLRPAEPPPSATLRRICAWAGYNPRGLVELTRAIKRAGLVRLRARSSGHQLATAELERLPPSPAWQWFAARQLEALPPELAACARLCAVLGFEVSEDVAASVQRAFEREGAPAYVDHVDVSSALRALVARGLLVPRGAHDAAPREGALCGGASYAFRSALLQEAIYALLPEEERAAMHRHALAVWELRAEARPRAPELLEPIARHAAAAGARARAAHAYLLLGDLQRDRHNNAVAESHYASALLWADGDDQRQRYLALLGRARVRYRVLRTGEALDDLRSAGALARTMKDPRMIAEALLEEATALDWAGSWEESAARVEEVIPLLDVREGRADAALAARFEVAAGRSAFRKGNLDDALERLTQGVERVREADHDTHVTGLTLLACVLARSGQLEEAERRFDDAVRSCEERGDRGHLCAALVRRAELWPALDAPDRAMADLRRAVQLAREEASTLAERDATIKLAELLYLWGHEDEALPLVRQARSLDEQLKDRPAYRSALLLARIHAMRDEHADASRQLRWLRAQGAIADLPPYAQALLGVMQLAVKDPRSGMESPRTRATVREEGEPPGELGGGLSADQRVELLYWRARALLDAGRPEDLALLLARTAPLLAESRAWRPRFAKLRAGDGQLAG from the coding sequence GTGCTCACCTCCTGCCCGACGGACGGAGCCACGGCGCCGTCCCGCCCAGCGCCGGTCGATCTCGGCGCCGAGACGCCGCCGTCCGTCGCGGGCTTCCTCGTCGGCCCGCCGCTCGCGGCAGGCGCCTTCTCGGTCATCTGGGCCGCGACGCGCGCGGAGGACGGCGCCCCCGCCGTGCTCAAGGTCAGCACGGCCCACTCGCTGCTCGCGCGCGAGCGGTTCCGCAGCGAGGCGTGGGCGCTCGAGCAGCTCGGCCCCCCGGCCTCGCCTCGCCTGCTCCAGAACGGCGTGCTCGAGGACGGCCGCGCGTACATCGCGATGGAGCGCCTCCGCGGCGAGACGCTGGCGGCCCACCTCGAGGGCCTGCCCGCCGCGCCCGACCTGCGCTCCGCCCTCGACGTCGCGCTCGGCGTGCTGAGCTGCCTCCAGGTGGTGCACGAGCGCGGCCTGGTCCACCTGGATCTCGCGCCCGAGAACGTCTTCCTCGAGCCCGACGGCGGCGTGCGGCTCCTCGACTTCGGCCTCACGCAGCGCGTGCGCGGCGTCGTCTGCCACCCGGCGGACAGCGCGCTCACCACGCTGGGCGCCATGCTCGGGACGCCCGAGTACGCCGCGCCCGAGCGGCTCCGGGGCGAGCCGCTCGACGCGCGCGCGGACCTCTACGCCTTCGGCGCGCTCCTCTTCGAGCTGCTCACGCTGCGCCCTCCGTTCGCGGGCGATCGCGCGAACGTCACGCAGGGGCACCTCGGCCGGCTCCCCCCGAGGCCGAGCGAGATCGCCCCGGTCCCTCCGTCCATCGAGGCCCTCGTCCTCGCCTGCCTCGCCAAGGAGCGCGCGCTCCGCCCGGCGGACGCCGCGGGCCTGCGGGCCGCGCTCGCGTCGGCGGGCGCCGAGGCGCTCGCCCTGGCCGGCGGCGCCGCCGGCGCCGCGGCGACCGCGGGAGACGATGTCGCCACGGGCTCCACGGACCGGCACGACACGGTGGTGCTCGCCCTGGAGGCCCGCGGCGCCGAGGCCGAGGTCCGCGCCGCCGTGGCCCGCCACGACGGGCACCTCGCGCGGCAGCGCGGCTACCGCTTCGTCGCGATCTTCCCCGGCCCGAAAGAGGCGGCCGCGGAGCGCGCGCTCCTCGCGGGGCGGGAGATCGTCGCTTCGGTCGGCGCGCCCCTCGCGATCCACATCGCGCCGTTGAAGCTCCGCCGTGACGCCGAGAGCGTGCACGCCGCCGGGATCGCCGTGGAGCGGCCCGAGTCGTGGCTCCCCGCGGATTCGTGGCGGGGCATCGCGCTCAGCGCCGAGCTCGTCACCGCGCATCCCGGGTTCGATGTCGTCGCGGCGAGCGAGGACGGCCGCTACTTCTTCGCCCCGGACGCGCCCCCGCCCTCGGGCCATCGCGGCGCCGCGCGCGCCGCGCCGCCGCTCGTCGGGCGCGGCGACGTTCAGGGCGCCGTCGAGGAGAGCCGCGAGCGCGCGCTCGCGGGCCTCGGGCCCGGCCTGTGCGCGCTGATCGGCGAGCGCGGCGTCGGCAAGTCGCGGCTCGCCGAGGAGATCGCCGAGAGCAGCCGCCGCGCCCACCCGGGCGCGCTCGTGATCTCGCTGCGCGCCGAGCCGGAGCTCGGCGCGCGGCCCGGGGGCGGCTTCGGCCAGACCGCGGCCGCCTTGCTCGCCGAGGTGCTCGGCGCGAGGGACGGCGCCCCCGCGGCGCCCGACGACCCGCGCGCGTTCTGCGTCGAGCGGCTCGGAGAGCCGCTCGGCGGCGAGGTGTGGCCGGCCGTGGCCGCGATCCTCGGCTGGACGGGCGGCTCCGCAGGCCAGCCGCCGCCGCGCCGCGGGAGCGTGATCCGGGCGCTCGCAGAGGCGCTCCGCCGCCGGGGGATGGAGCGGCCCGTCGTCGTGATCGTCGACGACGCGCACCTCGCCGACGGCGCCACGCTCGACGCGCTCGACCTCGCGACGCGGCGCGAGGCGTCGGTCGCGCTCTGGGTGCTGCTCGCCGGCGCGCCGGCGCGCTGCTCGCCGACGCCGCGGCGCCACGCGCTGAGCGCCCGCGGCCACGCGCGCGATCACGTCGCGCTCCCGCCGCTCGACGACGCCGCCGGGCTCCTGCTCTGCGCGGAGCTCCTCCGGCCCGCGGAGCCTCCGCCGAGCGCGACGCTCCGGCGCATCTGCGCGTGGGCCGGCTACAACCCGCGCGGCCTCGTGGAGCTCACCCGGGCGATCAAGCGGGCGGGCCTCGTGCGGCTGCGGGCGAGATCGAGCGGCCACCAGCTCGCGACCGCCGAGCTGGAGAGGCTCCCGCCGTCGCCCGCGTGGCAGTGGTTCGCCGCGCGGCAGCTCGAGGCGCTCCCGCCGGAGCTCGCCGCCTGCGCGAGGCTCTGCGCGGTGCTCGGCTTCGAGGTCTCGGAGGACGTGGCGGCGAGCGTGCAACGCGCGTTCGAACGCGAGGGCGCGCCGGCGTACGTCGACCACGTCGACGTCTCGAGCGCCCTGCGCGCGCTGGTGGCGCGAGGGCTCCTCGTGCCCCGCGGCGCGCACGACGCCGCGCCGCGCGAGGGCGCCCTCTGCGGCGGCGCCAGCTACGCCTTCCGGAGCGCGCTCTTGCAGGAGGCCATCTACGCGCTGCTCCCGGAGGAGGAGCGCGCGGCGATGCACCGGCACGCGCTCGCCGTCTGGGAGCTCAGGGCCGAGGCCCGGCCGAGGGCGCCGGAGCTGCTCGAGCCGATCGCGCGCCACGCCGCGGCCGCCGGGGCGCGCGCGCGCGCGGCGCACGCGTACCTGCTCCTCGGCGATCTCCAGCGCGACCGGCACAACAACGCGGTGGCAGAGAGCCATTACGCGTCCGCGCTCCTCTGGGCCGACGGCGACGATCAGCGCCAGCGGTACCTCGCGCTCCTCGGCCGCGCGCGCGTGCGCTACCGCGTCCTGCGCACCGGCGAGGCGCTCGACGATCTCCGCTCCGCGGGGGCGCTCGCCCGGACGATGAAGGACCCGCGGATGATCGCGGAGGCGCTGCTCGAGGAGGCGACCGCGCTCGACTGGGCCGGCTCCTGGGAAGAGTCGGCGGCGCGCGTCGAGGAGGTGATCCCGCTGCTCGACGTCCGCGAGGGCCGCGCCGACGCCGCGCTCGCCGCGCGCTTCGAGGTCGCGGCAGGCCGCTCGGCGTTCCGCAAGGGCAACCTGGACGACGCGCTCGAGCGGCTCACGCAGGGCGTGGAGCGCGTCCGCGAGGCCGATCACGACACGCACGTGACGGGGCTCACGCTGCTGGCCTGCGTGCTCGCACGGTCCGGCCAGCTCGAGGAGGCGGAGCGGCGCTTCGACGACGCCGTGCGCAGCTGTGAGGAGCGCGGCGACCGGGGCCACCTCTGCGCGGCGCTCGTCCGCCGCGCGGAGCTCTGGCCGGCGCTCGACGCCCCGGATCGCGCGATGGCGGACCTCCGGCGCGCGGTCCAGCTGGCCCGCGAGGAGGCGAGCACCCTGGCGGAGCGCGACGCGACGATCAAGCTCGCGGAGCTGCTCTACCTCTGGGGGCACGAGGACGAGGCGCTGCCCCTGGTGCGGCAGGCGCGCTCGCTCGACGAGCAGCTCAAGGACAGGCCGGCCTACAGGAGCGCGCTCCTGCTCGCGCGGATCCATGCGATGCGCGACGAGCACGCGGACGCGAGCCGGCAGCTCCGGTGGCTGAGGGCGCAGGGGGCGATCGCGGATCTGCCGCCGTACGCCCAGGCCCTCCTCGGCGTCATGCAGCTCGCCGTGAAGGATCCGAGGTCCGGCATGGAGAGCCCGCGCACGCGGGCGACGGTGCGCGAGGAGGGGGAGCCGCCCGGCGAGCTGGGCGGCGGCCTCAGCGCCGATCAGCGGGTCGAGCTCCTCTACTGGCGGGCGCGCGCCCTGCTCGACGCCGGCCGCCCCGAGGATCTGGCGCTGCTCCTCGCGCGCACCGCGCCGCTGCTCGCCGAGAGCCGGGCCTGGCGCCCGCGCTTCGCGAAGCTCCGGGCGGGCGACGGGCAGCTCGCGGGATAG
- a CDS encoding GNAT family N-acetyltransferase, producing MSERITGAVIRRAQPADAAVIARIEVDSWQAAYLGLIPAADLNALSVPAREASWQRILSRDPATGTRTWMLCAEGAGLGFASAGPTRDDDGPGDVGELYTIYLLPAAWGRGLGAALLDTTQADLARRRHRTMTIWVLEGNTRARHFYELSGFTRDGARRWARVGAGSLPEIRYRRAL from the coding sequence ATGTCAGAGCGGATCACAGGGGCGGTCATCCGCCGGGCGCAGCCGGCAGACGCGGCCGTCATCGCGCGCATCGAGGTCGACTCCTGGCAGGCGGCCTACCTGGGCCTGATCCCGGCGGCCGATCTCAACGCCCTCTCCGTGCCGGCGCGCGAGGCGAGCTGGCAGCGCATCCTCAGCCGCGACCCCGCGACCGGGACGCGGACCTGGATGCTCTGCGCCGAGGGCGCCGGGCTCGGCTTCGCGAGCGCCGGGCCGACGCGCGACGACGACGGCCCAGGTGACGTCGGCGAGCTCTACACGATCTACCTCCTGCCCGCCGCGTGGGGGCGCGGGCTCGGCGCCGCGCTGCTCGACACGACGCAGGCCGACCTGGCCCGGCGCCGCCACAGGACCATGACGATCTGGGTCCTCGAGGGGAACACCCGCGCGCGCCACTTCTACGAGCTCTCCGGCTTCACCCGCGACGGCGCGCGGCGGTGGGCGCGGGTCGGCGCCGGCAGCCTCCCGGAGATCCGCTACCGGCGAGCGCTGTAG
- a CDS encoding CBS domain-containing protein, with amino-acid sequence MLCKEIMKQDIQSVLADDTIQTAACKMRDANVGFLPVCDSAGRVLGALTDRDLAIRVLAHSRPLSTKAGDVMTRGVVACRPDDDVQRAEQLMGQHHKSRVLCTEADGRLVGIISLSDIAQSEDDRHTAQTVRRVTEREAVQHESTR; translated from the coding sequence ATGCTGTGCAAGGAGATCATGAAGCAAGACATCCAGAGCGTCCTGGCCGACGACACCATCCAGACGGCCGCGTGCAAGATGCGCGACGCGAACGTCGGCTTCCTTCCTGTCTGCGACAGCGCCGGGAGGGTGCTGGGGGCGCTGACGGACCGCGACCTCGCCATCCGGGTGCTGGCCCACAGCAGACCGCTGAGCACGAAGGCGGGCGACGTCATGACGCGCGGGGTGGTCGCGTGCCGGCCCGACGACGACGTGCAGCGCGCGGAGCAGCTGATGGGGCAGCACCACAAGTCGCGCGTCCTGTGCACCGAGGCGGACGGCCGCCTGGTCGGCATCATCAGCCTGTCGGACATCGCGCAGAGCGAGGATGACAGGCACACCGCGCAGACCGTCCGCCGGGTGACCGAGCGGGAGGCGGTGCAGCACGAGAGCACGCGATAG
- a CDS encoding AidA/PixA family protein yields MRNHSDDINKDATETVDLTIVVDTISLSSEPSSTPDNPAGCDHRYAFMITDAKHAVGGNGTADLNLQAATGDTLRIWASSMSHQVEEEVFIYDFVHWDPEGQTSTVGVLSTDGMRYRSFPKIVNVPQDGQDNHEPPKVSARSIDVNCAEIDVNNYGTEWFMVRFVVYGPLPDGEGARPVKGYYQWDPSITVNH; encoded by the coding sequence GTGCGCAATCATTCTGATGACATCAACAAGGATGCTACCGAGACGGTCGATCTCACGATCGTCGTCGACACAATCTCGCTCTCCAGCGAGCCAAGCTCGACGCCCGATAACCCGGCGGGGTGCGACCATCGTTACGCGTTCATGATCACTGACGCGAAACACGCTGTGGGCGGCAATGGGACCGCCGATCTGAACCTGCAGGCAGCGACCGGCGACACGCTCCGGATCTGGGCGAGCTCCATGAGCCACCAGGTCGAGGAGGAGGTCTTCATCTACGACTTCGTGCACTGGGATCCGGAGGGCCAGACCAGCACAGTCGGCGTCCTGAGCACGGACGGGATGAGATACCGGTCGTTCCCCAAGATTGTGAATGTGCCGCAGGATGGGCAGGACAACCACGAGCCGCCCAAGGTTTCGGCCAGATCGATAGACGTCAACTGCGCCGAGATCGACGTCAACAACTACGGCACGGAGTGGTTCATGGTGAGGTTCGTGGTGTACGGCCCGCTGCCGGACGGGGAAGGTGCTCGGCCGGTGAAAGGATACTACCAATGGGATCCTTCGATCACGGTCAATCATTGA
- a CDS encoding tyrosinase family protein: protein MTTGIRQSIYVLQQEYAKGNTKPLEDVLYAWRGIQRLDPREWNSFFALGGLHGEPFLLRRAVDRLPPEDTYAYWGGYCNHGNILFPTWHRAYLYCMEKALQTIVPGVMLPFWDETDDYSLHQGVPAIFTQPTVDLPSYGLMGIPNPLRSFTLPISVSDNYWGDQNANADEAHPYYKRAGYTTVRYPLSGLVGNFGDSELTYAHNQKYPDQNTNDTLLNNNIMAWLNGPEPTVPPPPEGANLYASYRGCLFAPNYTVFSNTTSAAAWNADIPPHQPMVVALEEPHNDLHLAVGGFDAPQIAPGGTGLVSGSNGDMGENNTSSFDPIFFFHHCNIDRMFWLWQKLHGQTTTLEVSDDMTDYPGTSSNDLQGPTPGVPPGAQLTLDGTALKPFKSPLTSKPYVSTDCVDIENQLGYTYGPGSFDDLSLNDQARAAAVKPGFSAKKLMVRGIDRALFQGSFLLTAHATVASDGGKTKEYYLGYHSVLSRYSVSNCANCRTHLEVIAHFSLKNMPEDEVDRAIFTVKVHHRGSVLPAGLKTVLKIRG, encoded by the coding sequence ATGACCACAGGGATACGGCAGTCCATCTATGTCCTCCAGCAAGAATACGCCAAGGGAAACACGAAACCCCTTGAAGACGTGCTCTATGCCTGGAGGGGCATCCAGCGGCTCGACCCGCGTGAATGGAACTCGTTCTTCGCCTTGGGGGGCCTCCACGGAGAGCCTTTCCTGCTGCGACGCGCGGTCGATCGACTGCCGCCGGAGGATACATACGCCTACTGGGGAGGGTACTGCAACCACGGCAACATCCTGTTCCCGACCTGGCACAGAGCATACCTTTACTGCATGGAAAAGGCGCTGCAAACCATCGTACCGGGCGTGATGCTGCCTTTCTGGGACGAGACGGACGACTATTCTCTCCATCAGGGCGTCCCGGCCATTTTTACCCAGCCGACGGTCGACCTCCCGAGCTACGGCCTGATGGGTATCCCCAACCCGCTGCGGTCGTTCACCCTGCCCATCTCGGTCTCCGACAACTACTGGGGGGACCAGAACGCAAATGCCGACGAGGCGCACCCGTACTACAAGCGGGCCGGCTACACGACCGTGCGGTACCCGCTCTCAGGGCTGGTGGGCAACTTCGGGGACTCCGAGCTGACGTACGCCCACAACCAGAAGTATCCCGACCAGAACACGAACGACACGCTGCTCAACAACAACATCATGGCCTGGTTGAACGGCCCCGAGCCCACGGTTCCACCTCCTCCCGAGGGCGCCAACCTCTACGCATCGTACAGGGGGTGTCTATTCGCGCCGAACTACACGGTCTTCTCCAATACGACCTCGGCGGCCGCCTGGAACGCGGATATCCCACCCCATCAGCCCATGGTGGTAGCGCTGGAGGAGCCCCACAACGACCTCCACCTGGCCGTCGGCGGGTTCGACGCGCCGCAGATAGCTCCTGGTGGCACGGGGCTGGTCAGCGGCTCGAACGGGGACATGGGAGAGAACAACACGTCCTCCTTCGATCCGATCTTCTTCTTTCACCACTGCAACATCGACCGCATGTTCTGGCTCTGGCAGAAGCTGCATGGCCAAACCACGACGCTGGAGGTCTCCGACGACATGACAGACTACCCGGGCACCAGCTCGAACGACCTGCAAGGGCCGACCCCCGGCGTCCCGCCCGGCGCTCAGCTGACCCTCGATGGAACCGCGCTCAAACCGTTCAAGAGCCCGCTCACGAGCAAGCCCTACGTCAGCACGGACTGCGTGGACATCGAGAACCAGCTCGGCTACACCTATGGGCCAGGCTCATTCGACGATCTATCGCTCAATGACCAGGCCCGCGCGGCAGCGGTAAAGCCCGGGTTCAGCGCCAAGAAGCTCATGGTGAGGGGCATCGATCGCGCCCTGTTCCAGGGGTCGTTCCTGCTGACGGCGCACGCGACCGTGGCGAGCGACGGCGGCAAGACCAAGGAATACTACCTGGGCTACCACTCTGTCTTGAGCCGTTATAGCGTGAGCAACTGCGCGAACTGCCGCACTCACCTCGAGGTCATCGCCCACTTCTCCCTGAAGAACATGCCGGAGGACGAGGTCGATCGCGCGATCTTCACCGTGAAGGTTCACCATCGCGGGTCGGTGCTCCCTGCCGGCTTGAAGACCGTTCTCAAGATCCGCGGCTGA